AGGAAGGTCGAACCGCCGATAACCGGTCCGGGAGAACGCTTCTGGTTTGTCGTATACACCGTCTGTGCATTTATATATCGGATGTTTGTGTACGTGGCGATTATCCTTTTTATCGCCGGCAAGTTTTTCTTTATCGGGGTGGTGATGGCCTGCTGGGGAGCATTCAACATGTTTATTCTGCCGCTGTTCAAAGGGCTCAAATTCATGATGACCTCCCCCAGGGTCTCAAACAGCCGTGCCGGAGCCATGGCGGTGAGTACCTTTTTTGTGGTTCTGTTGGTTCTATTGATTACCATGGTCCCGGTCCCCCTGTCGACCATAACCGAGGGCGTGATCTGGGTGCCGGAAAAATCATTTGTCCGGGCTGGTGCAGACGGCTTCATAGAAAAGATAGCAGCGACTCCCGGCGATATAATTAAAAATGGAGATATGCTGATTCAATGTGCCGATCCGTTTTTACCTGCCCAAATCCGTTTGCTTGAAGCTGAAAAAAGAGAAATGGAGGCCGTGTACAACACCCAGGTGATATCAGACCGGGTAAAGGCAGAAATAACAAAAAAAGAGATCCAGCATATTACCGCCCGCCTTGAGGATGCCCGTAATAGAGAAAAAGATCTGACAATTATCAGTCATACAGACGGAGTGTTACTCCTACCCATGGCACAGGATCTGCCGGCAAGCTTTGTTCACCGGGGGCAATTGCTGGGTTATGTCATGGACCGGTCCGCCCTGACCGTTAGGGTCGTGATCGCACAGGCCGATGTCGATGACGTGAGACGCCGGACCCGAAAGGTCACGGTCCGGCTTCCGGAAAATCTTTCTACCCCCATTCCCGCCACCCTTAAGCGTGAGGTGCCGGCAGCCACAGACGAACTACCCGGTCTGGTCCTGGCCAGAGAAGGCGGAGGGAAAATCGCCATAAATCCTGAAAATCCCCATGGTAAAAGAGCTTTTCAGAAATTTTTTCTCTTTGATATCGAATTGCCTTCCCAGTCCCAATTTTATCGTGTTGGCAGCCGGGTACATGTTCGGTTCAGCCATGGCAATGAACCGCTGTTTCGACGGTGGTACAAAGGGATCAGACAATTATTTTTAAAAAAATTCAATATATAGGCATATGGTAAATCACAGCGGCGCTGTCAATATTTATCCGGAACGTAAGGAAGAGGACCCAAGCGGAATCAATGCGTGGTTTAGCTCACTTGAAGGATATTTTACGTCCAGAAAATCCAAGTATGGCTCTTTTTCCTGGATTGCAGACGCAGTCAAAGCGGTACAACCCCAGATGCAAAACCTGAACGACCAGGAAATTCTAAAGACCGTACAAAAAATAAAGTTGCTGTTGAAAAAGCAAAGCTTTTCCAGGGAAGCGGTGGCACAGGCTTTTGCATTGGTCCGGGAAATGTCGGGGCGTCATCTTGGCATGTCTCATCATGATGTTCAGCTTGTTGGCGGTTATGTCCTGCTCAACGGCATGGTGGCGGAAATGGAAACCGGTGAAGGGAAAACCCTTGTAGCGACACTCCCGGCCTGTACCATGGCACTCGCCGGCATTCCGGTCCATGTCATTACAGTAAACGATTACCTGGCCCAACGTGATGCAGCGTGGATGACACCGGTATACAAGGCATTGGGGTTGAGTGTCGGTATAGTGATCCATGGTATGGACCCTGCAGCCAGGAGAGCGGCCTACCGGTGCGATGTGACATATTGCTGCAATAAGGAGGTGGCCTTTGATTACCTTAGAGACCGGGTCATCTTATGGGACAGGCCCAGCCAGCTTCGGCTCAAGATTGAGCGGCTATGCGGGGGATCAAGAGATCTCCAGGTGGTCATGCAGGGGCTTCATTTTGCCATTGTTGATGAGGCGGACAGTGTGCTGGTGGATGAAGCAAGAACCCCTCTGATTCTCTCCTCCCAGGCAGAAGGGTTTTATGAACCTGCTGTCTACCGGCATGCCATGGCCGTTGCCGAGACCCTTGTTTCCGGCAGGGATTTTATCTTGTCCAAAGAAAGGCATACCGTGGAGCTTACTCGAGCAGGAAAATCAAAGGTCTTTCTCGCGGACTGGGATTCCCTGGCGTCGGGGCTTAATGAAAAACAGCAGGCCCATCTGGTCAGACAAGGGATTTCTGCTCTCTACCTGTTCAAGC
This window of the uncultured Desulfobacter sp. genome carries:
- a CDS encoding preprotein translocase subunit SecA; this encodes MVNHSGAVNIYPERKEEDPSGINAWFSSLEGYFTSRKSKYGSFSWIADAVKAVQPQMQNLNDQEILKTVQKIKLLLKKQSFSREAVAQAFALVREMSGRHLGMSHHDVQLVGGYVLLNGMVAEMETGEGKTLVATLPACTMALAGIPVHVITVNDYLAQRDAAWMTPVYKALGLSVGIVIHGMDPAARRAAYRCDVTYCCNKEVAFDYLRDRVILWDRPSQLRLKIERLCGGSRDLQVVMQGLHFAIVDEADSVLVDEARTPLILSSQAEGFYEPAVYRHAMAVAETLVSGRDFILSKERHTVELTRAGKSKVFLADWDSLASGLNEKQQAHLVRQGISALYLFKPDKQYLVKDGKVQIIDEYTGRLMADRSWEMGLHQLIEIKEKCEMTSPKKTLARISYQRFFRRYIGMAGMTGTAREVAKELWSVYRMPVVKLATNRPVQRRHIRDRIYESEAKKWEAVVKTVSNLHAKGRPVLIGTRSVQASERLSRFLVDAGLPHKVLNARQDQEEAEIISKAGKTGQITVATNMAGRGTDIQLAPEVIEIGGLHVIGTERHESARIDRQLFGRCARQGEPGSCQNILSIDDELVQVYVGRIIRWMAMLVIRLKIIFFSNRVGNMIFNMGQQAAERRHLRVRRQLLKMDEQIGESLSFTGRLE
- a CDS encoding peptidase M50 gives rise to the protein MTDALFSTSWYRVAELKPRLRGHVQIHRHQYRGELWYVLQDHLSGKFQRFTPTAHQAIALMDGKRTVQEIWDIACARLEADTLTQDEMIRLLTQLHAIDALQSDVVPDTRETIKRLKKQQFGKLKQNLKSPLFMRIPLLDPERILNRFNVLIRPFFSLPGFLVWLVVVGTGIFFAGIHWSELTLNITDRILSPTNLVVMWLTFPFLKAFHEFAHGFAVNVKGGEVHEMGIMMLVFTPIPYVDASSSSSFRAKWDRIVVGAAGLLVEMFIAAVALFAWINMEPGPARSVTYNIIFIAGVSSLFFNGNPLLRYDAYYVLSDFLEIPNLGTRGIQYTLYLFQRYILGIRKVEPPITGPGERFWFVVYTVCAFIYRMFVYVAIILFIAGKFFFIGVVMACWGAFNMFILPLFKGLKFMMTSPRVSNSRAGAMAVSTFFVVLLVLLITMVPVPLSTITEGVIWVPEKSFVRAGADGFIEKIAATPGDIIKNGDMLIQCADPFLPAQIRLLEAEKREMEAVYNTQVISDRVKAEITKKEIQHITARLEDARNREKDLTIISHTDGVLLLPMAQDLPASFVHRGQLLGYVMDRSALTVRVVIAQADVDDVRRRTRKVTVRLPENLSTPIPATLKREVPAATDELPGLVLAREGGGKIAINPENPHGKRAFQKFFLFDIELPSQSQFYRVGSRVHVRFSHGNEPLFRRWYKGIRQLFLKKFNI